A window of Metabacillus sp. B2-18 contains these coding sequences:
- a CDS encoding IS1182 family transposase → MIQKQQTMMFSPYVALYDIVVPQDNMLRRIKDLIDFSFIYEELKDKYCLDNGRNAIDPIRMFKYLFLKTIHDVSDVDIIERSKYDMSFKYFLDMAPEEAVIDSSSLTKFRKLRLKDMNLLDMLINKTVEIAIEKEIIKSKSIIVDATHTKARYNQMTPKEILMERSKNLRKAIYKINESMKKKFPVKPNNDLLEDEITYSQELIEVIEKEESLLEYPKVKEHLNLLKEAVADDIEQLQSMNDLDAKVGHKAADSSFFGYKTHLAMSEERIITAATITTGEKNDGKELQTLVEKSIDAGMEIETVIGDTAYSEKDNIQYSKENGIKLVSKLNPSITQGTRKKEDEFEFNKDAGMYVCKAGHMAVRKARQGKKGVGKNQVDTYYFNVEKCKRCPFREGCYKEGAKSKTYSVSLKSDQHSSQAQFQKSVYFKEKSKERYKIEAKNSELKHRHGYNVAKSSGLISMELQGAMAIFTVNIKRILKLLGEN, encoded by the coding sequence ATGATACAAAAACAACAAACAATGATGTTTAGTCCATATGTGGCTCTATATGATATCGTCGTTCCTCAGGATAATATGTTACGAAGAATTAAGGATCTAATTGACTTTTCTTTTATTTACGAAGAATTAAAGGATAAATATTGTCTAGATAATGGGCGGAATGCGATAGATCCTATTCGCATGTTTAAATATTTGTTTTTGAAAACCATTCATGATGTTTCAGATGTTGATATTATCGAGCGTTCAAAATATGATATGTCCTTCAAATATTTTTTGGATATGGCTCCGGAGGAAGCCGTTATTGATTCAAGTTCTTTGACAAAGTTTCGTAAGCTTAGGTTAAAAGACATGAACTTATTAGACATGCTTATCAATAAGACAGTGGAGATTGCCATTGAGAAAGAGATTATTAAAAGCAAGTCCATTATTGTAGATGCCACCCATACAAAGGCGAGATATAATCAAATGACTCCAAAAGAAATACTAATGGAGCGCTCCAAAAACCTCAGAAAAGCAATTTATAAAATTAACGAGAGTATGAAGAAGAAATTCCCCGTAAAGCCAAACAATGATCTACTTGAAGATGAGATTACTTATTCCCAAGAGCTCATTGAAGTGATTGAAAAGGAAGAAAGCCTTTTAGAGTATCCAAAAGTCAAGGAACATCTTAATCTCCTGAAAGAAGCCGTTGCAGATGATATCGAACAGCTACAGTCCATGAATGATCTAGATGCCAAAGTCGGACACAAAGCAGCTGACTCATCATTCTTTGGCTATAAAACTCATCTGGCGATGAGTGAAGAGCGAATTATTACAGCCGCAACGATTACAACCGGAGAAAAAAATGATGGAAAAGAGCTACAGACACTTGTTGAGAAAAGTATAGATGCAGGAATGGAAATTGAAACGGTTATTGGGGATACTGCGTATTCTGAGAAAGACAACATTCAATATAGTAAGGAAAATGGAATTAAACTGGTCTCAAAATTAAATCCTTCCATAACTCAGGGTACCCGAAAAAAAGAGGATGAATTTGAATTCAATAAGGATGCGGGCATGTATGTCTGCAAGGCAGGGCATATGGCTGTACGGAAAGCTAGGCAAGGTAAAAAAGGAGTAGGCAAAAACCAAGTTGATACCTACTATTTTAATGTTGAAAAATGCAAGAGATGTCCTTTCAGAGAAGGGTGCTACAAAGAGGGAGCCAAAAGTAAAACATATTCTGTTTCCCTTAAGTCTGATCAACATTCATCCCAAGCACAATTCCAGAAAAGTGTATATTTTAAGGAAAAGTCTAAAGAGCGTTATAAAATTGAAGCGAAAAATAGTGAATTAAAACACAGACACGGGTATAATGTGGCAAAATCCTCGGGTCTAATTAGCATGGAGTTGCAAGGCGCCATGGCTATATTTACGGTAAACATTAAAAGAATTCTAAAGCTACTAGGGGAAAATTAG